ATAAAGGATTAAAAGAGGAATTTAATGTTTAGGTCACAACTAACTATCCTAATGGTTGTTATTGCTTAACATCTGGCCCAGATTCAAGCATGTCTagataaaagacaaaaatataaggTATAATTGATTCTACAGGCAGTAAAAgaagtttaataatttaaattccttcatttttgaaaacacCCCAAACCAAACCATAGACTCTTAAAATAATGTTGCTGTTACGACATATGCAAAATCACAGTGAGATCAAAGAAAAATTAgccttcaatttttttattcttacaGCCGAATTctaaattaacaattaaaaaatacattttggtTAATCGCATCCTGACCTGATATGCTTGAGCCAGTCTGAAACACGTGTGTAAATTATCGGAtcttatttatttccatttttttagtCTTGAAGTTTTTTGTTATCAGTCATAGGTTTTAAACAACTTTCAGTCGTTATCTAATTTcgataaacttattttttccaATCCACACATTATCCTCAGCTTTTGATTAAGTTTGAATGGAATGAAATATTTGGCAGCTGAGATTAATAAAACTGCTTAATAAATAAGCAGAATAGTAAATATCTGTTCCACTTGCTTTTGTTTcactatataatattttataatttacgAGATAGTTGAGATTGTATTAGGATCTACAGAAAAATCACTAATGTTCAAAGtatgacaaaaaaattccaaCAATATGTGATAATAAGTGGCACCAAGTTTTGTTTCTGCTATGTAAACAAAACaagattatattaaatattgttttataattttaagtCAGTCATTAACCCAAATTTTTAAATGCTCAAGAATTCATACAATCTATCAAATGATTACAAAtgtgtatatttaaaaatataattttattacctgCATtcattctttcatatttttgtttattagatTCATTTAAGTGCCTTTGAAGTTATaagtaactttatttttgtcttcatattttatttcttgataataCTATTTCCATACTCTTGCTATTACTTCAGTATATACGAAGAATTGGTTTCATTTGCAATAATTTCCTCTTTTTGCTATTTGTGATAGAATCCTCCTTATATTCTTATCCATtctgttcaaatatttttctcttgtaTCTCTAATTCTTTTAACGATTCTTCTTTGTCTATTGAATCATTTCCACTTTCTTCTTTGAAACTATACCATTTTTTCCAATGATAACAATTTTCCTTTGTTCTTTTGTTCATTGTATTTATGTGGAGctaaacattttcttttaccaaaaagtatataagaaaaaatatcagGAAATGGGAGagtatataaaaatggaaaccGGGACGaaataaatatgtttagaaatcaaaaaatgaggaaaaatgTAACATATTTTAAAAGATACCATAAAAATACTGGgaggaaatttttttcaataaaaactataacaTTCAACTTTTCAAAGGACGGAAGAAAGAGAAAGCCTCGGAAGATAAATTCAATTCTAatacatcaaaaaattattggtgCAATATTGGCCAATAGAATTGACAGGTGAACAGAGAGGAAATAATTAATAGAGTAACAAAGGATATAAATTTAGTGAATTTACGccacataaaaaaatgaaaaaaaaaggttaataaTCAAAATGCAGGATGACACTAGCGGAAAAATTTAGGGCAAAACATCTAAAACAATGGGATATTGAAACCTTGGGAGACAAACCGAATCTAATGCGTAAATGACCTAATGGAAAAGAGAAGGATTCGTAGtaacaataagtttaaaaaaatagaagagaagTTGAGGTAATGCGGGGTCTACCagttttttgaggttaaaattaattaacaaaaacatgGAGAAGAATTTGTAggatttcaataaatttattttgtattaatataaaGCTGTTCAACGAATTTCGGATTTTTTGGacaacatttataaaaaatgtttccttATGACTGTGGTTTCCTATATATGAAATTCTATTTGAATAGATGCTTCttaatttcttcattatattttaacCAATTCACTAGAATTCACCTTTAATGTACcaatgataaattaaataatttttttaaaatctttcaagtatttcatagataaattacttattttgtATGAACTCTTTAGCACTTTCTAAACATACTTCCCCGcccaatgaaaaaatattgttcagaAACAAAAGACTTTTAGATGGAAATAAGACTTATATGTCGGAATCAGGTACAGATACAGTGTTATTAGAAGAAAGAATGATTATTCTTGACCGAACGTATCGGTCTCCTCGATGGCGTACGTCAGTTTTTCTACCAATTGTTCATAACTCTTATAAGGAGGTAAATCTAAACGATTAAAACACGTGTGGGAACGTGGTAACCAAGATTCTTTACCAACTTTTTCTATGCAAAAGCGTTGAGGTCCATTAGAACCCATCAATTCAGCAAAACCACCTACTGGTACTCGACATGTACCTGTTACGAACTGCAACAATCTGGCTCGTTTTTCGTTATCAGACTGCTTGACGAACTGAAAATATcaagattaaaattaaataaaatattgcaacCTGTTATTTGAGTTAATTAACAGTATTTTTCTGttcttttcattaaaaaaaattagaagaaatcaaGAGTAGTAAATCTTTAAATGCCGAGGTACGATTTTGTTTCAGATAATACTAGCAGACCCGACAGACGTTGTCCTGTACACATATCTTAAATTCCAACACAccatttcaacaaaatatttcatccaCCAAATGAAGATAAGactacaaaaacaaacatatacaataaataacataacaacaatcaaccacaattattttatgttgataatTAATAGTATTTGCCTAATTTTCACACttgtacttaatattttttcctgaaaaaacatatattataTCAATCCAAAacaattgtttctttttttggatttgtggtgttttattgaaaatttagacCATTAGACTTGATATGTAAAGATTGTacagaaaatttgattaataatatatcattgattatatattatttgtggTATGGCGTCGATAACAACatctaaaaaaattgagaatggAAAAACGGAAAAGATCTGCAAGATCTTCTTGATTATTGAAATAGGAAATAAAATAGTACAACTAACCAATGAAATACTGTTAAGTGGCAAATTTCCAGAAGAACTGAAAGTAGCAAAAATAATCCCTATATACAAAAAGGGTCCCAAGGATGATGTCTTGAATACAGACCAATTTGCTTACTGagtacattttgaaaaatagtacaaaaGGTAATCAAAGCAAGACTGGTGACTTTTGTCCAGAGCAGTTTTGGATTTCAGACTGGAAGTGACACACATTCAGTACCACTATAGACCCACTTGAATACAATAgcaatgaaattgataaaaataagtatGTGGCTGCAGTGTATATTGATTTGCAGAAAGCATTTGATACAGTGTACGGAGAGCTAATGTTGGAAAAGCTAAACAAAATGGGACTCTAGGGAACTTGTCATGAGTGAATGAGGACTTACTCTACAAATAGACAGTACTGTACCGTAATAGGTGAAACTGAAAgtcagaagaagaaaaatttagtGTCAGAGTGACACAAGGGTCAGTACTTGGACCACTGCAATACCTACTCTATGTTCGCAGTCTATAGTTAGTAAATCCCAAATCAAAGTATTACATGTTTGCAGATGATACTGTAATTGTTACATCGCATACACAAAAGAAGAATTTGAGAAATCTGTGAACAACGAACTAAAATTATACTATAAGTGGCTGTGTTATAATAGactaaatgtaaatataaataaaactgagTACATGTTAAAAAAACACAACCAGAAGAAAGACTGTCAGTTAAAATTAGTACATATTAGAAGATGTTCAGCTTAAGAAGacaaatgtatataaatatttaggaTTATTAGCTTCTGACAACTTGTCATGGAGTGCCCGTGTGGATAGTCGTAAATAAAATAGTACCAATGCTGGAAGCCATAAGATGTGCCTACTCATTAAATACTATTGCTAGAAGTTATCTGTAAACAGTTTTGTAGTGCCACACCTTACATACTTAACTACCATGTTGGGAAAATCTGCCTAAGAAATCATTAGAAAAATTACAGAGACTACAAAATAAGTGTACAAAAATAATCTACTCACTACCATATAGCACCCTGAGGGAAAATTTGTATAGAAACTcgaacattttaaattttgagaaactaAAACAGTGTGAACAAGTAAAGTTAATATATCAACTAAAAAATCGTCACCTAAAAACACAAACAACTCTAGTGCAATTAAAAAACTGCCACTCTCACAATACAAAAGGAAGAGCTAGTGAACAAATTTGTAAGAACAAAAAAGCCCAAGACTCGCCTTTATACAGAAGTATTGAAATCTACAACAGAATACCGCTGACAGTAGAAGTAGAAGGAGTAGAACAAGATGTTGTGTAAAGAATGTGCAGTGACTTAAAAAGTTATTTCCTGAACATAgactgaaatatttatttactaaattttaagaaatttgttaatttaattttcattttttgttatatttaaaatattttagttgttttgttaaattttaagCCCTGGTGCCAGTAGCATTGTACTGTTTAGGGGTTAGAAATAaagatttagtaaaaaaattgaaccaaaTTCGTCTTATAATTGACTGGGCATTTCACATCACTATTATTAATATATGTTAAGAATATTTCATAAAGACTATAAGAGTCATCTAATCAATCAATCATACATCACCTGCCAAAACCATGCAACTGGTTTACTGTTTCTTGTGTAATGGCGATAGATGGTGTGCCTTTGCCAATCTTCGACGTCGATTTCTTGCATACCACACAACAACAATTCCAATTCCCTTTCATCGAAATATTTTAGCCATTCAATAGGTACTACTTCATTGAAACCGTCTAGAAAAGCTTGAGTTTGTTGTTCAATACCTCTAGTCATTCTCCAATCAGTCATCAAAGTCAGGTATTCTTCTTTGTTTTCTTCAGTTACTCTAGAATATAGTACAATGAATTGTTTTGAGAGGAAGACCAGTTATGCATAAACTAACAATAACAATTAATATACTCACCTTTCCTTATCACCATTTTTCTTCAACTCATGGTGTACAATCTGACCTAAAACTTCAAAGTCGACACTGTAGAACAATTCCAAGCCACAATCGTCTATATCGTTTTCCTTTATCCATACCAAAGAATTGTAAAATTCGGGATCAATGCTTTCAATGTCTTTCATTACTAGTTTTTTCCCCAACATACGTTTGTAGAAGGGCATCGTAAATCCTGAGTAGATGAATCTACCGTGATAAAGGGCCATTGCTATGAATCTGCCTGTAATTGACAAGAAATTAAATCATTCTAATCCCAGAATCATTGATAATCCAAAACTAATGGTTacagaaaaaaacaagaatGAAAAGAAGCCTTTTAATTTCAACAgtcataaaaaaagtatataataaaaCACTAGGATATTGAAAGATAAAAGGCAAACAAATGGTACTCAAAATTCTCCTTATACTTAGTTGAAAGATGAATGTACAAGAAACTAGAGAATATGTGAAAAGTATTATTAAAGAAGCCACAAAACGGCCTCTGTAGTTTCTTCCTATCCATTAACTTCATGGCACTACAAAAAATTCTTCCTGTTCCTGTGATTGAAACAGTaactttaaaattcaaaatgttagcgataaaaatactttgtaaatgtaaaagtaacatatttgaagattttatcATCAGGAATATGTCAGAACAAGTAAATTTATTTACAGAATATATCTACAAACTTTTAGACAATGTTTAGATGTTTGGCCTCATCACAAACTGAAGAATTGCTGCTATGTGATATTATTCAACCTtggtaatataaataataacacaggatttgaaaaaataatagaaatgtcATTACTTacctataaatttgaaataggTCAAATGTTCAGGGTTAACGTATGAAGCTGGATTGATCTGCAAACTATAGTTATTCTTGTTTGCATATTCAAACAAACAGTACATTGGGTTAAGAGCTTCATGAGATACTAGGAAAAACCATTCTCTGCTCACTCCACCATAATCTAATCCTTCTTCTCCTTTAAAGATGATATAGAGACGTCTACGAAGTTCATATGCAGGTAATCGCATGATAGTATGGAAGGAGTCTTCAAAAAGTGTTTGGCGAGTAACTTGGATTTTTATATGACTTGGTAGGGCATTACTTTGACACAAAAATCTGAAAACGCACTCATAACTAAggaaaatgttataatttataaagaaaaccTTACCGAAATTGACTTATCTTCCATTTAAAAGATCTTTCGTAAGCTCTTGGTACTCCATAGACTCCTTTAGGTCCCTTAGGAGCTCCAGGCCTGGGATCGTCGAATGTAGTAGTTTTTGTGTTATGATccacaaaatatcttttattatcTTCAGTATACCTTATTTCCCAACCAGGAGGCAAAGGTAACTCCTCTACTTCGCTTATCTCTTGCCCTTGAGTTCTAGGATCTTCCCACTGTGTC
This portion of the Diorhabda sublineata isolate icDioSubl1.1 chromosome X, icDioSubl1.1, whole genome shotgun sequence genome encodes:
- the LOC130451766 gene encoding E3 ubiquitin-protein ligase Su(dx), which produces MDQAQSSASGAAFHQLSITIESAHLRLNTLLKPTPYVEILVDDRAPQKTETVKTSSLQPKWNETFTCLVTPHSEIVFAVKDHNSFRKDTIIGEKKVDLFMLLCYFNGRCDNLDVTLDLLSEAKQPDSPIKVGELKCFIQGLIVDMAQLRSNESLPLGQNNTEPRNVLKGIRAQIRNQGSENRMPTSNSSTLSARNSTERLEARRNQGVAPMSSLSASNSSTSIPNGSIGPPVTVPNGNIVQNESEEARSDSDPLPPGWELRFDTYGRRYYVDHNTRSTSWERPQPLPPGWELRRDPRGRVYYVDHNTRTTTWQRPNSERLQHYQQWQGQRQHIVSQGNQRFLYPQHQAGPVAGPSVIADEDDGLGPLPSGWERRVQPEGRVYFVNHKNRTTQWEDPRTQGQEISEVEELPLPPGWEIRYTEDNKRYFVDHNTKTTTFDDPRPGAPKGPKGVYGVPRAYERSFKWKISQFRFLCQSNALPSHIKIQVTRQTLFEDSFHTIMRLPAYELRRRLYIIFKGEEGLDYGGVSREWFFLVSHEALNPMYCLFEYANKNNYSLQINPASYVNPEHLTYFKFIGRFIAMALYHGRFIYSGFTMPFYKRMLGKKLVMKDIESIDPEFYNSLVWIKENDIDDCGLELFYSVDFEVLGQIVHHELKKNGDKERVTEENKEEYLTLMTDWRMTRGIEQQTQAFLDGFNEVVPIEWLKYFDERELELLLCGMQEIDVEDWQRHTIYRHYTRNSKPVAWFWQFVKQSDNEKRARLLQFVTGTCRVPVGGFAELMGSNGPQRFCIEKVGKESWLPRSHTCFNRLDLPPYKSYEQLVEKLTYAIEETDTFGQE